A portion of the Adhaeribacter radiodurans genome contains these proteins:
- a CDS encoding Fur family transcriptional regulator produces MKRRSTPSKQAILDILHSDQRAFNQEDIEQQVKGSMDRVTVYRILNRFCEDGYVHKIVSDDGKQYFALCHNCEEKHHRHNHFHFRCLKCQKVECLKEEVEVKIPTGYQLQNVNCLLTGYCLGCV; encoded by the coding sequence ATGAAAAGAAGAAGCACGCCCTCTAAACAGGCTATTTTAGATATTCTGCATTCTGACCAACGGGCATTTAACCAGGAAGATATTGAGCAGCAAGTAAAGGGTTCGATGGATCGGGTTACAGTTTACCGCATTCTGAACAGGTTTTGTGAAGACGGGTATGTGCACAAAATAGTATCCGACGATGGAAAGCAGTATTTCGCGCTTTGCCATAACTGCGAAGAAAAGCACCACCGCCATAATCATTTTCATTTCCGGTGCCTGAAATGCCAGAAAGTAGAGTGCCTGAAAGAAGAAGTAGAAGTAAAAATACCCACCGGCTACCAACTCCAAAATGTAAATTGCCTGCTAACCGGGTATTGCCTAGGTTGCGTGTAG
- a CDS encoding NAD(P)/FAD-dependent oxidoreductase has product MENSKNFDVIIVGGSYAGLSAAMSLGRALRKVLIIDSGQPCNQQTPHSHNFITHDGETPAHISALAKEQVAFYNTVTFYKGLAVSAGKTEQGFNLTSQNGDTFTAKKLVFATGLKDIMPNLPGFAECWGISILHCPYCHGYEVRNVKTGLLGNGDMGFELAKLISNWTKEIILFTNGESTLTAEQTTKLEEHNISIIQTEIKEFQHDQGKIRNVILKDQTEILVNAIYARPVFVQHCTIPEDLGCEITEQGFLKVDGFQRTTVAGVYACGDNSTFGRAVSLAVASGTATGAFVNKDLIEEEF; this is encoded by the coding sequence ATGGAAAATTCTAAAAACTTCGATGTGATTATTGTGGGTGGCAGCTACGCCGGGCTTTCGGCAGCCATGAGTTTGGGCCGGGCTTTACGCAAGGTGTTAATTATAGATAGCGGTCAGCCTTGCAACCAACAAACCCCGCATTCGCATAACTTTATTACCCACGATGGCGAAACGCCCGCTCATATTTCAGCTTTAGCCAAAGAGCAAGTTGCGTTTTATAATACCGTTACTTTTTACAAAGGGCTAGCCGTAAGTGCCGGTAAAACAGAACAGGGATTTAACCTTACCAGCCAAAACGGAGATACTTTTACCGCTAAAAAATTAGTGTTTGCCACCGGGTTAAAAGATATAATGCCTAACCTGCCCGGATTTGCCGAATGTTGGGGAATTTCTATTTTGCACTGCCCCTATTGCCACGGCTACGAAGTGAGAAATGTAAAAACCGGTTTACTGGGCAACGGCGATATGGGCTTTGAGTTAGCTAAATTAATTTCGAACTGGACCAAAGAAATAATACTTTTCACCAACGGAGAATCTACTTTAACCGCCGAGCAAACCACCAAGCTGGAAGAGCACAACATCTCTATTATTCAAACCGAAATTAAAGAATTCCAGCACGACCAGGGAAAAATTAGAAATGTGATTTTAAAAGACCAAACAGAAATTTTAGTGAATGCTATTTATGCCCGCCCTGTGTTCGTGCAACATTGTACTATCCCCGAGGATTTAGGCTGCGAAATAACGGAGCAAGGATTTTTAAAGGTAGATGGTTTCCAGAGAACAACGGTGGCTGGGGTATATGCTTGCGGCGATAATTCTACTTTTGGTCGTGCCGTTTCTTTGGCCGTTGCCAGTGGTACTGCAACCGGCGCTTTCGTGAACAAGGATTTAATTGAAGAAGAATTTTAA
- a CDS encoding GNAT family N-acetyltransferase → MTNTTLLRTDSDNPDFQKLVVLLDKDLAIRDGEEHAFYAQYNKINAIKHTVVAYKNNLAVGCGAIKPYTDQTTEVKRMFVLPEYRGQGIAGEILRELEQWAKELAFAECILETGKKQPEAIRLYQKSGYSLIPNYGQYVGVENSVCMLKKLTA, encoded by the coding sequence ATGACTAATACTACTCTTCTTCGCACCGATTCTGATAACCCGGATTTTCAAAAATTAGTAGTTCTGCTGGATAAGGATTTAGCTATTAGAGATGGGGAAGAACATGCTTTTTATGCGCAGTATAATAAAATTAACGCGATTAAACACACCGTAGTAGCTTATAAAAATAACCTGGCGGTGGGCTGCGGTGCTATAAAACCATACACCGATCAAACCACCGAAGTAAAAAGAATGTTTGTGCTGCCGGAATACCGCGGGCAGGGAATTGCCGGTGAAATTTTGCGGGAGTTAGAACAATGGGCAAAAGAATTAGCTTTTGCCGAATGCATCCTGGAAACTGGTAAAAAGCAGCCCGAAGCCATCCGTTTGTATCAGAAATCCGGTTATTCTTTAATCCCGAATTACGGTCAGTATGTAGGAGTAGAAAACAGCGTTTGTATGCTGAAAAAACTAACAGCCTAA
- a CDS encoding ABC transporter permease: MLTNYLKIALRNLFRHKVFSFINISGLALGMTCSILIMLWVQDERSFNQFHTKIDRLYRVMEVQHYGGNSDFTFDATPGPLGENLPKDFPEIAQAVTLHPGFNLLFTNADQALKQPGTYASPDFFRIFSFDFIQGNPQTALTHPRSVAISETMAQKYFRTTNVVGKTIKVNSKDTYQITGVFKKVPKNSSLQFDWVMPFSDYAKENDWVKDWGNNGPKTYVLLQPGASLASLNQKMEHYIPTKQKDSNIDLFLQPVKDMYLHGSFKSSKVPVGGRIEYVRLFSVVAIFIVIIACINFMNLATARSARRAKEVGVRKVIGAGKRELIGQFIGESMLVTLLATVFALVLVQLLMPVFNQLTGKVISIPYGSPLFLLAVTGIAIITGLLAGSYPALFLSSFEPVKVLKGTLRFSNSSIWFRKGLVVFQFILSSVLIVSALVVYSQVQYIRHKNLGLNRENVAYLYLEGGLKEHAASLKADLLRSSDIKGATLSNQNPLTVGFSTGGVEWPGKTPKADVLFSVVATEYDYLRTMDIQLKAGRDFSREFGTDTSNFIVNEEAVRLMNLKEPVGQKIKVMGVEGHIIGVTKDFHSSSLHNAMQPLIMLLQPKYADYLFVRLAAGKTSTGLTQLEKLAKQYNPGYPFEYHFLDEDFEQMYRSEAVIGQLAYYFAFLAIFISCLGLFGLALFTAEQRTKEIGIRKVLGASVLNITGMLSKDFLKLVLLANLIAWPLAAYFMNGWLQNFQYRTDLAWWIFALAGGATLLIALLTVSYHAIRTAITNPVASLRSE; encoded by the coding sequence ATGCTCACGAACTACCTGAAAATAGCGTTACGTAATCTGTTCCGGCACAAAGTGTTTTCTTTTATTAATATTTCGGGGTTGGCTTTGGGCATGACCTGCAGTATTTTAATTATGCTTTGGGTGCAGGACGAACGTAGTTTTAATCAATTTCATACCAAGATTGATCGGCTGTACCGGGTGATGGAAGTACAGCATTACGGCGGCAATTCCGATTTTACCTTCGATGCTACTCCCGGACCTTTAGGAGAGAATTTACCTAAAGATTTTCCTGAGATAGCGCAAGCCGTAACCCTTCATCCAGGTTTTAACCTGCTATTTACCAACGCAGATCAAGCTCTGAAACAACCCGGCACATACGCCAGCCCGGATTTTTTCCGAATATTTTCTTTCGATTTTATTCAGGGCAATCCGCAAACGGCCCTTACACATCCCCGCTCAGTAGCTATTTCGGAAACCATGGCCCAGAAGTATTTCCGGACGACGAACGTGGTGGGTAAAACCATTAAAGTAAATAGTAAAGATACCTACCAGATTACCGGCGTATTTAAAAAAGTGCCTAAAAACTCATCGTTGCAGTTCGATTGGGTAATGCCCTTTAGCGATTACGCCAAAGAAAATGATTGGGTAAAAGACTGGGGCAACAACGGCCCTAAAACCTACGTGCTGCTGCAGCCGGGAGCTTCGCTGGCTAGCCTTAACCAAAAAATGGAGCATTACATCCCTACCAAGCAAAAGGATAGCAATATTGATTTGTTTTTGCAACCGGTAAAAGACATGTACCTGCACGGCAGTTTCAAATCGAGCAAGGTACCCGTGGGCGGGCGCATCGAGTACGTGCGCTTGTTTTCGGTAGTAGCTATTTTTATCGTAATTATAGCCTGCATTAATTTCATGAATTTAGCTACGGCGCGATCCGCGCGGCGAGCCAAAGAAGTAGGCGTACGTAAGGTAATCGGGGCGGGTAAACGCGAGCTCATCGGGCAGTTTATCGGTGAGTCCATGCTGGTTACGTTACTGGCTACGGTTTTTGCGTTGGTACTGGTGCAGCTTTTAATGCCGGTTTTTAACCAGCTCACCGGTAAAGTTATCTCTATTCCGTACGGCAGTCCACTGTTTCTGCTGGCAGTAACGGGAATTGCGATTATTACGGGTTTATTAGCAGGTTCTTACCCGGCTTTGTTTTTATCATCGTTCGAGCCAGTAAAAGTTTTAAAAGGCACGCTGCGTTTTAGTAATAGTTCCATCTGGTTCCGCAAAGGTTTGGTGGTATTTCAATTTATTTTGTCGTCGGTGCTTATTGTAAGTGCATTGGTCGTATACAGCCAGGTGCAGTACATTCGGCATAAAAACCTGGGTCTGAACCGCGAAAATGTGGCCTACCTGTACCTGGAAGGTGGCTTGAAAGAACATGCCGCCAGCTTAAAAGCCGATCTGCTGCGTTCATCCGATATTAAAGGAGCAACTCTTTCAAATCAAAATCCGCTTACCGTTGGCTTCTCTACCGGCGGGGTAGAATGGCCCGGCAAAACACCCAAAGCCGACGTGCTGTTTAGCGTGGTAGCTACCGAATATGATTATTTGCGCACTATGGATATTCAGTTAAAGGCTGGCCGCGATTTCTCGCGGGAGTTTGGTACCGATACCTCTAATTTTATTGTAAACGAAGAAGCCGTTCGGCTGATGAATTTGAAAGAACCGGTTGGCCAAAAAATTAAAGTAATGGGAGTAGAAGGCCATATTATTGGCGTAACAAAAGATTTTCATTCTTCTTCCTTGCACAATGCCATGCAGCCCCTCATTATGCTTCTGCAGCCAAAATATGCCGATTATCTGTTTGTACGACTGGCTGCCGGTAAAACCAGCACCGGTTTAACCCAACTCGAAAAACTCGCCAAGCAATATAATCCGGGTTACCCTTTTGAATACCACTTTCTCGACGAGGATTTTGAGCAGATGTACCGGAGCGAAGCCGTAATTGGCCAACTGGCTTACTATTTCGCGTTCTTAGCTATTTTTATTTCTTGCTTAGGTTTGTTTGGGTTAGCTTTATTTACCGCCGAGCAACGCACCAAAGAAATCGGCATTCGGAAAGTACTAGGGGCTTCAGTTTTAAATATTACCGGTATGCTGTCCAAAGATTTTCTAAAACTGGTGTTACTGGCCAATCTAATTGCCTGGCCACTAGCGGCCTACTTTATGAATGGCTGGTTGCAGAATTTCCAATACCGTACCGATTTGGCTTGGTGGATATTTGCATTAGCCGGTGGGGCTACCCTACTCATTGCCTTACTTACTGTGAGTTACCACGCCATCCGGACGGCCATTACCAATCCGGTTGCCTCGTTGCGCAGCGAGTAA
- a CDS encoding class I SAM-dependent methyltransferase: MTNQLTKPDLRNWQNRQEWFFNRDHTDTYELWYEGRYKRAEIWQKKVMEQLVSGDPRVKTLLEFGCGTTRFTRWWHQIGIEATGGDISPFMLGQAMHLFKGDLVMADSHFMPFKDHTFDALAFITTFEYYKDPVKVIREAARVGKYGIAMGMMNRNTPKFFRRRIQEAFGKNPFYVTATFYTPAKLIEIIQQALPDRDYSIKWTCTGLPKWFPVQQWHLPYGDFFGLYIKFKDRV; the protein is encoded by the coding sequence ATGACGAATCAACTCACGAAACCTGATTTACGAAACTGGCAAAATCGCCAGGAGTGGTTTTTTAACCGCGACCACACCGATACTTATGAACTTTGGTACGAAGGAAGATATAAGCGCGCAGAAATCTGGCAGAAAAAAGTAATGGAGCAATTAGTATCCGGCGACCCAAGAGTGAAAACCTTGCTGGAGTTTGGCTGCGGTACCACCCGGTTTACCCGCTGGTGGCACCAAATAGGCATTGAAGCTACCGGTGGTGATATTTCGCCGTTTATGCTGGGGCAGGCTATGCATTTGTTTAAAGGCGATTTAGTAATGGCCGATTCGCATTTTATGCCCTTTAAAGACCATACCTTCGATGCACTGGCATTCATTACCACTTTTGAATACTACAAAGACCCGGTAAAAGTAATTCGGGAGGCGGCCCGGGTAGGTAAATACGGTATTGCTATGGGTATGATGAACCGCAATACCCCTAAATTTTTCCGGCGGCGCATTCAGGAGGCTTTTGGTAAAAATCCATTTTACGTTACCGCTACTTTTTATACTCCCGCCAAACTAATAGAAATTATTCAGCAGGCTTTGCCCGACCGGGATTATTCTATTAAATGGACGTGTACGGGTTTACCGAAATGGTTCCCGGTGCAGCAATGGCACCTGCCTTACGGCGATTTTTTTGGATTATACATAAAATTTAAAGATAGAGTATAG
- a CDS encoding ABC transporter permease, producing the protein MLTIYLKTTWRILWRHKAFSLINILGLALGITAFVLILEYVSFERSFNRFHQNLATLYQVQTQTPEGEVWVDMAPAVAPLLKQQFPEVQAYCRLAEGFGSGVVSTALGKTNQGPQLFRETKLAYADASFFKLFTFPVMQGQATTALQAPNTVALSQTQAQKYFGNQPALGQVIALNNQFGKTLYKVTAVYADMPLNSDLRFDAIFSLITLANPANLNGNGWARLDGFDGSFLTTFLQLSPGADHRALAAKIDALARQRDPQDQNHFLVQPAGNLHLAASLSAPGRANGSLGFVYLLEGIAGLILVIAWFNYVNLSTAGALKRAKEVGIRKVIGARTGQLIGQFLSESLFLNLAGFVLALGLVTLLQSTFNELVKKELNLDVLQTENFWLLGLGLLLTGALGSGLYVAFTLVTFQPVQTLKGTPRTGRGFWLRKTLVVGQFSASVLLIIATLVLNKQLQYMQGQDLGFKMDQRIVTQGPQVGDDAAVASGSALLKQQLSQLPYVKNFSQSSMVPGGFYSFTATGIAKPGAPALDSKKNYKMGIIDDQYLKTYSIAVAAGRNFTHQEATLAWEKSAKVMLNETAARELGFASAAAAVGKTISWGQLYQVVGVVRNYHHQGLKQAIDPIIFLPSLYKGPITVQLSPDRMTRKIAELEQLYLASYPGNPFEYYFLNDRYNEQYQQEQQYSKVFTVASALAIFIACLGLFGLVAFTTEQRTKEIGIRKVLGASVANILGLISRDFLKLVVLANLLAWPVAWWGMHRWLQDFEYRITLTWPIFAAAALLAILIALLTISVQAIKASLANPVHSLRNE; encoded by the coding sequence ATGCTGACCATCTATCTCAAAACTACCTGGCGGATATTATGGCGCCACAAAGCTTTCTCGCTGATTAATATTCTGGGTTTAGCGCTGGGCATAACGGCTTTTGTGCTGATTCTGGAGTACGTTAGTTTTGAACGCAGCTTTAATCGTTTTCATCAAAACTTAGCCACGCTGTACCAGGTACAAACCCAAACGCCCGAAGGCGAGGTGTGGGTAGACATGGCACCCGCCGTAGCACCTTTGCTGAAGCAGCAATTTCCGGAAGTGCAGGCTTACTGCCGCCTCGCAGAAGGATTCGGCAGCGGGGTTGTTTCTACGGCACTGGGTAAAACCAACCAAGGCCCGCAGCTCTTCCGCGAAACCAAATTGGCTTACGCCGATGCTAGTTTTTTTAAATTATTTACTTTCCCGGTGATGCAGGGCCAGGCAACCACCGCGCTGCAAGCCCCCAATACCGTGGCTCTATCGCAAACACAGGCTCAGAAGTACTTTGGTAACCAGCCGGCGCTGGGTCAGGTTATCGCGCTAAATAACCAGTTTGGTAAAACCTTGTACAAGGTAACGGCGGTGTACGCCGATATGCCCCTGAACTCGGACTTACGTTTCGATGCTATCTTTTCGTTGATTACGTTGGCGAACCCGGCCAATTTAAACGGCAACGGTTGGGCGCGCCTGGATGGTTTTGATGGTTCGTTTTTAACTACTTTTCTGCAATTAAGCCCCGGCGCTGATCACCGGGCTTTAGCTGCCAAAATTGATGCGCTGGCCCGGCAACGCGACCCTCAGGATCAGAATCATTTTTTGGTGCAGCCGGCTGGCAATTTGCATTTAGCAGCCTCGCTAAGCGCTCCGGGCCGGGCAAATGGCAGCCTGGGGTTTGTGTATTTACTGGAAGGCATTGCGGGTTTAATTTTAGTGATTGCCTGGTTTAATTACGTTAATCTTTCTACGGCCGGCGCTTTAAAACGCGCGAAAGAAGTTGGTATCCGGAAAGTAATCGGGGCGCGGACGGGGCAATTAATCGGACAATTTCTGAGCGAGTCGTTGTTCTTAAATTTGGCCGGTTTTGTTCTGGCGCTGGGCTTGGTAACCTTGCTGCAAAGCACTTTTAACGAGCTAGTAAAAAAAGAACTAAATTTAGATGTGCTGCAAACCGAAAATTTCTGGCTACTGGGTTTAGGCCTGCTATTAACCGGCGCTTTGGGTTCGGGGTTGTACGTGGCATTTACGTTGGTAACTTTTCAGCCGGTGCAAACTTTAAAAGGCACGCCGCGCACGGGTCGTGGTTTTTGGCTCCGCAAAACCCTGGTAGTAGGGCAATTTAGCGCCTCGGTGTTGTTAATTATTGCCACGCTCGTGTTAAACAAGCAATTGCAGTACATGCAAGGCCAGGATTTAGGTTTTAAAATGGACCAGCGCATTGTTACTCAAGGGCCGCAGGTGGGCGATGATGCCGCTGTTGCTTCGGGATCGGCTTTGTTAAAACAGCAATTAAGCCAACTGCCTTACGTCAAAAACTTTAGCCAGAGCAGCATGGTACCGGGTGGTTTTTACAGCTTCACGGCCACGGGCATTGCTAAACCCGGCGCTCCCGCCCTAGATAGTAAGAAAAATTATAAAATGGGCATTATCGACGATCAGTATTTAAAAACCTACAGCATTGCCGTAGCGGCGGGCCGCAACTTTACCCACCAGGAAGCTACGCTGGCCTGGGAAAAAAGTGCCAAAGTAATGCTCAACGAAACGGCAGCCCGGGAGCTGGGCTTTGCCTCGGCCGCGGCTGCCGTCGGAAAAACAATTTCCTGGGGGCAACTGTATCAGGTAGTAGGCGTGGTGCGCAATTACCACCACCAGGGCTTAAAACAAGCCATCGACCCGATTATCTTTTTGCCGAGCCTTTACAAAGGTCCTATTACCGTGCAACTCTCCCCCGACCGCATGACCCGTAAAATAGCTGAACTGGAACAGCTGTACTTAGCCAGCTACCCGGGCAACCCGTTTGAGTATTACTTTTTAAATGACCGCTACAACGAGCAGTACCAGCAAGAACAACAATACAGTAAAGTATTTACCGTAGCTTCGGCGCTGGCAATTTTTATTGCTTGTTTGGGCCTATTTGGTTTGGTGGCCTTTACCACCGAGCAACGCACCAAAGAAATTGGTATTCGCAAAGTACTGGGTGCTTCAGTGGCGAACATTCTGGGTTTAATCTCGCGTGATTTTTTAAAATTAGTGGTGCTGGCCAACTTGCTGGCCTGGCCCGTAGCTTGGTGGGGCATGCACCGCTGGCTCCAGGATTTTGAATACCGGATTACTTTAACCTGGCCGATTTTTGCGGCAGCTGCCCTGTTGGCCATTCTTATTGCGTTGCTCACCATCAGCGTGCAAGCCATTAAAGCCAGCTTAGCCAATCCGGTCCATTCGCTGCGCAATGAGTAG
- a CDS encoding GNAT family N-acetyltransferase: MNYSFRKATTSEIPAIWEILQQAILRRKADGSNQWQDGYPNPEVILADIEKGIGFVLTAEEKIVGYSAVIMNDEPAYAAIEGKWLTNADFVVVHRVAIADKYAGKGLAKKILEFIEELALDNNIYSIKADTNFDNVAMMKTFEKSGYTYCGEVYFRASPRKAYEKVLARAA; this comes from the coding sequence ATGAATTATTCTTTTAGAAAAGCTACCACTTCTGAAATCCCGGCGATATGGGAGATTTTACAACAAGCAATACTACGCAGAAAAGCGGACGGCAGTAATCAATGGCAAGACGGCTACCCCAATCCGGAGGTTATTCTGGCAGATATTGAAAAAGGAATAGGATTTGTTTTAACGGCAGAAGAAAAAATTGTTGGTTACAGTGCCGTAATAATGAACGATGAGCCTGCCTATGCTGCCATTGAAGGAAAGTGGTTAACGAATGCGGATTTTGTAGTTGTTCACCGGGTAGCTATTGCAGATAAGTACGCGGGAAAAGGTTTGGCCAAAAAGATTTTAGAGTTTATAGAAGAGCTTGCCCTTGATAACAATATTTACAGCATTAAAGCAGACACTAATTTTGATAACGTTGCCATGATGAAAACTTTTGAAAAATCGGGCTATACGTATTGCGGCGAAGTGTATTTTAGAGCAAGCCCCAGAAAAGCGTATGAAAAGGTGTTAGCTAGAGCCGCCTAA
- a CDS encoding DUF4097 family beta strand repeat-containing protein encodes MKENITLALLGCLFTLQALAQPKIIEKTMSVPTDKKVNLRFDIGNNIKITAWDREDASIKMTYQINGGRLNNALQPTFNAENGIARIDVKFDRELLKTGRAEDCPDNQRNNYYYQDGVQAFTCQQIDYEVFVPRDAAVTVESVHCSIELRGLTGPVRAKSIHGFVDLSWPQKKGADVTLKTVHGDVFSNLAIKFPGKKDERRLMGSINGGGTSIDLETIHNNVYFRQQQ; translated from the coding sequence ATGAAAGAAAATATTACCCTGGCCTTGCTTGGCTGTCTTTTTACTTTGCAGGCACTGGCTCAGCCTAAAATAATAGAAAAAACCATGTCGGTGCCTACCGATAAAAAAGTAAATTTAAGATTCGACATTGGAAATAACATTAAAATTACGGCCTGGGACCGCGAAGATGCTTCCATTAAAATGACGTACCAAATTAACGGGGGCCGCCTGAACAACGCGCTGCAACCAACCTTTAACGCCGAAAACGGTATTGCCCGCATTGATGTAAAATTTGACCGGGAATTATTAAAAACCGGTCGCGCCGAAGACTGCCCGGATAACCAACGCAACAATTACTATTATCAGGATGGCGTACAGGCATTTACTTGTCAGCAGATTGACTACGAAGTTTTCGTGCCCCGCGACGCCGCTGTAACAGTAGAAAGTGTGCATTGCAGCATAGAACTCCGGGGTTTAACCGGTCCCGTGCGCGCAAAGTCTATTCATGGGTTTGTGGATTTGAGTTGGCCGCAAAAAAAAGGCGCTGATGTTACCTTAAAAACCGTTCACGGCGATGTGTTTTCGAACTTGGCTATTAAATTCCCCGGCAAAAAAGACGAACGTCGTTTAATGGGCTCCATCAATGGCGGAGGAACTTCCATAGACCTGGAAACTATTCACAATAATGTTTACTTCCGCCAGCAACAATAA
- a CDS encoding Trm112 family protein: MKLETIQKLCCPFDKAELDLQIITRDTSNNIMEGVLTCTQCQRYYPIICGIPIMSPDEYREKQLEAPLVEKWNPELLYQNSHDFKLLESSKE; the protein is encoded by the coding sequence ATGAAACTGGAAACCATTCAAAAACTTTGTTGCCCTTTCGACAAAGCCGAGCTCGATTTACAAATAATTACCCGCGATACGTCGAATAATATCATGGAAGGGGTTTTAACCTGTACACAATGCCAGAGATATTATCCTATTATTTGCGGCATACCCATTATGTCGCCGGATGAGTACCGCGAGAAGCAGTTAGAAGCGCCTCTGGTAGAAAAATGGAATCCCGAATTATTATACCAAAATAGCCACGATTTTAAACTTCTGGAAAGTAGTAAGGAGTAG
- a CDS encoding AIR synthase family protein, which translates to MAALGKITQTGFDEIFAGKLGFPRKEVLTGPGFGVDVSVIDLPNNYAMALTSDPLSLIPSLGLEESAWLSVHLMANDMATTGFAPQYGQFVLNLPPSLSTADFRIYWNYIHQFCSDINVAITGGHTGSIEGQNSTVAGGGTMVTVAEKNKILVSKKARVGDSILVTKQCAISSTAILAMSFPETVISKLGQEIYQQACSLFYRTSSLPDALIAAQFNQNNDNEPIVSAMHDVTEGGVLGAIYEMAVASQNGVVVYNSKLPINSVQQEVCQLFSLDPRYCIGAGAMLLSVKKGHETEVIASLAQKNIPCTVIGEMVDSSQGLYITEETGEKQPLIYQHHDPYWEAFFKALKNNWQ; encoded by the coding sequence ATGGCCGCACTTGGTAAAATAACCCAAACTGGTTTTGACGAAATTTTTGCCGGCAAACTTGGTTTCCCCAGAAAAGAAGTACTTACCGGGCCTGGCTTTGGCGTGGATGTATCGGTAATAGATTTACCCAACAATTATGCTATGGCCCTTACCAGCGATCCGTTATCGCTTATTCCTTCATTAGGGTTAGAAGAGTCGGCCTGGCTTTCGGTACACTTAATGGCTAACGACATGGCTACTACCGGTTTTGCTCCCCAATACGGGCAATTTGTGTTAAATCTGCCACCCTCGTTATCCACCGCTGATTTCCGGATTTATTGGAATTACATACATCAATTTTGTTCTGATATAAACGTAGCCATAACGGGCGGGCATACCGGCAGCATAGAAGGGCAAAACTCTACGGTAGCGGGTGGCGGTACTATGGTTACCGTAGCCGAAAAAAATAAAATACTGGTTTCCAAAAAAGCACGGGTCGGGGATTCAATTCTGGTAACCAAACAATGCGCCATTTCTTCTACGGCTATTCTGGCTATGAGCTTTCCGGAAACAGTAATATCCAAATTAGGCCAGGAGATTTACCAGCAGGCTTGCAGTTTATTTTACCGGACTTCTTCTTTGCCCGATGCCCTTATTGCCGCTCAGTTTAATCAGAATAACGATAATGAGCCAATTGTTTCAGCCATGCACGATGTTACCGAAGGGGGAGTTTTAGGAGCGATTTACGAAATGGCGGTTGCTTCGCAAAACGGAGTAGTGGTTTATAATAGTAAGCTCCCAATCAATTCCGTTCAGCAGGAAGTTTGCCAGCTTTTTTCTTTAGATCCCCGCTATTGCATTGGGGCCGGAGCCATGTTGCTAAGCGTAAAAAAAGGACACGAAACGGAAGTAATCGCCAGCTTGGCGCAAAAAAATATCCCATGTACCGTAATCGGCGAAATGGTAGATAGTAGCCAAGGGTTGTATATAACCGAAGAAACCGGCGAAAAGCAACCGCTTATTTACCAGCACCACGATCCGTATTGGGAAGCATTCTTTAAGGCCCTCAAAAACAACTGGCAGTAA
- a CDS encoding thiamine phosphate synthase, with protein MERIRNISGGLYLIADAGLEELVLREKLEEALQNGVSIVQLYNTENASVTVINKICTLCHSYQVPVLVNNNWHLLLTTLLDGVHFDSVPDNLAEIKNTVKREFYKGITCSNNLAVVQWAHDNQFNYLSFCSLFPSATAGSCEIVHFENIQKARAITHLPFFAAGGINLHNLSQLAELPLNGIAVVSGIMASDNIGLTTQKYLHELTKIS; from the coding sequence ATGGAAAGAATTAGAAATATTTCCGGTGGCCTGTACTTAATTGCCGATGCTGGCTTGGAAGAATTGGTTCTGCGGGAGAAATTAGAGGAAGCCCTGCAGAATGGCGTGAGCATTGTTCAGTTGTATAATACCGAGAATGCTTCTGTTACGGTTATAAACAAAATTTGCACGTTATGCCACAGCTACCAGGTACCGGTTTTAGTAAATAATAACTGGCATTTGCTTCTTACTACTCTACTGGATGGCGTTCATTTTGATTCTGTACCTGATAACTTAGCAGAAATAAAAAACACAGTTAAGAGAGAGTTTTACAAGGGCATTACTTGCTCCAACAATTTAGCGGTAGTACAATGGGCGCACGATAACCAATTTAATTACCTGTCTTTTTGTTCGCTTTTCCCATCAGCAACGGCTGGTTCCTGCGAAATTGTTCATTTCGAAAATATTCAAAAAGCGCGCGCCATTACCCACTTGCCTTTTTTTGCGGCAGGCGGCATAAACCTTCATAATCTATCGCAATTGGCGGAACTTCCACTAAATGGAATTGCGGTTGTATCGGGTATTATGGCTTCCGATAATATTGGGCTTACCACTCAAAAATACCTTCACGAATTAACTAAAATAAGCTAA